From Candidatus Zixiibacteriota bacterium, one genomic window encodes:
- a CDS encoding HAMP domain-containing sensor histidine kinase, whose amino-acid sequence MKLSPRAAFILFVSMVAFALAQALWWIIFMARVVGEKVDIAKELGGSPELVEQIHRQEITRQIMVGTEGVFFLVLILLGAWLIYRALVRTEELKFHQQNFLSAVTHELKTPLASIKLYLDTLESAKVAPEKKEMIVPRMKEDVARLEKLVEDILEAGRFDRSGYHIEKSRFDLSALVTERLDVVARVPSKVPKSIDREIPNGVYVHGDRSAMGRAVDAILENALKYHNDETVHISVRLGTDGDWISLAIADEGIGFEPKEASAIFERFYRVGDEMTRRNSGTGLGLYLCREIIRAHGGSVTARSDGAGKGAEFTITLKRADGYENDTDS is encoded by the coding sequence ATGAAGCTATCTCCGCGGGCGGCGTTTATTCTATTTGTGTCGATGGTGGCGTTTGCGTTGGCGCAGGCGCTCTGGTGGATCATTTTCATGGCACGGGTGGTCGGGGAGAAGGTGGATATAGCGAAGGAACTGGGAGGTTCGCCCGAGCTGGTGGAGCAGATTCATCGCCAGGAAATAACCCGGCAGATCATGGTTGGGACGGAGGGTGTGTTCTTTCTGGTTCTTATTCTCCTTGGCGCGTGGCTGATTTATCGCGCGCTGGTGCGGACGGAAGAGTTGAAATTCCATCAGCAGAATTTCCTGTCGGCTGTTACGCATGAACTGAAGACGCCGCTCGCCTCCATCAAGCTCTATCTCGATACGCTGGAATCGGCCAAGGTAGCGCCAGAGAAGAAAGAGATGATCGTCCCGCGCATGAAAGAAGATGTGGCGAGGCTGGAGAAGCTGGTGGAAGATATTCTCGAAGCAGGGCGATTCGATCGGAGCGGGTACCATATTGAGAAATCGAGGTTTGATTTGTCGGCGCTGGTGACCGAACGGTTGGATGTTGTGGCCAGGGTACCATCGAAAGTTCCTAAGTCAATCGACAGAGAGATACCAAATGGAGTGTATGTTCACGGTGACAGATCGGCCATGGGGCGGGCGGTCGATGCGATATTGGAGAATGCACTCAAATACCACAACGATGAGACGGTGCATATTTCTGTTCGGCTGGGCACGGATGGGGATTGGATCAGCCTGGCGATAGCGGATGAGGGAATAGGTTTCGAGCCGAAAGAGGCATCGGCGATATTCGAACGGTTCTATCGAGTTGGGGATGAGATGACGAGACGAAATTCGGGGACGGGATTGGGGCTGTATCTCTGCCGGGAGATCATCCGTGCGCACGGTGGCAGTGTGACGGCGCGATCGGACGGTGCGGGCAAGGGTGCGGAGTTTACAATCACACTGAAAAGGGCGGACGGCTATGAAAACGATACTGATAGTTGA
- a CDS encoding heavy metal translocating P-type ATPase, which produces MAQRQELSLRIEGMHCASCVASIEKGVSGMDGVEACRVNLATNSAVVSFDATQLDEERIVGKIEELGYGAEVGQQDILSAQQKELGEARRNFLVSLALTVPLMALAMLPMWRLTPLFGHTVDAWLQAILAGVVLFVAGRSILSDAAKQTIHVTANMNSLIAMGTLAAFGWSLWVLVAHGGAQHDLLYFESAGMIVTLILVGRFLEARAKGKAGDAIKALMQLQPTTATAIINGVEIEVDAVSLQPGMMVLVKPGERIPADGEIGEGSATVDESMMTGESLPLEKQVGDRVIGGALNGHTSFEMRVTATGAASFLSNVIRLVSEAQGRKAPVQKLADRVAAVFVPIVLVLAAVTLVAWYLAAPGSPMMVRSVIAVLIIACPCALGLATPTAVLAGTGRAARTGVIIRGGDVLEKLAQVNGVVFDKTGTLTSGELQVLEVHTVPSMSSVQFLSLVGAVETRSEHPVARAIARYAAEQRTQFGTVRELEALPGFGVRAIVDGKELLIGSRGLMEDRQISLELVQLAADQAMSQGKTVAYAAIDGKVAGCLALADRIRSDARETVTALRKQFPLVTMLSGDNRRTAEEVARSLGLERYEAEVLPDQKQAVIGSYRNAGYRVAMVGDGINDAPALAAADVGIAMGSGTDIAIEAADVVLVKPNLHLLNRAFTIARASMRTIRQNLFWAFFYNVVAIPVAAGLLYPVFGWTLSPMLAALAMSLSSVFVVSNSVRLGRLKLD; this is translated from the coding sequence ATGGCGCAACGTCAGGAACTGTCTCTACGAATTGAGGGGATGCATTGTGCCAGTTGTGTGGCATCGATAGAGAAGGGTGTGAGCGGGATGGACGGGGTGGAGGCGTGCCGAGTCAATCTGGCGACCAATTCGGCGGTGGTTTCGTTCGACGCGACTCAGCTTGATGAAGAGCGTATTGTCGGCAAGATCGAGGAACTTGGATACGGCGCGGAGGTCGGCCAGCAGGATATTCTGAGCGCTCAACAGAAGGAACTTGGTGAAGCCCGCAGAAACTTTCTGGTTTCGTTGGCGCTCACGGTTCCGCTGATGGCGCTGGCCATGCTGCCAATGTGGCGTCTGACACCGCTTTTCGGACATACGGTTGATGCTTGGCTGCAGGCGATCCTCGCGGGGGTCGTGCTGTTCGTGGCAGGGCGTTCGATTCTGTCCGATGCCGCCAAACAGACGATCCATGTCACAGCCAATATGAACTCGCTGATCGCGATGGGGACGCTGGCGGCGTTCGGCTGGAGTCTCTGGGTGCTCGTTGCACATGGCGGGGCACAGCACGACTTGCTGTATTTCGAGTCGGCGGGGATGATTGTGACGCTGATACTGGTGGGACGGTTTCTTGAGGCGAGGGCCAAGGGGAAGGCGGGTGATGCCATCAAGGCGCTCATGCAGTTACAGCCCACCACAGCGACGGCCATCATAAACGGTGTTGAGATTGAAGTAGACGCGGTGTCGTTGCAGCCCGGCATGATGGTGCTGGTCAAGCCGGGAGAACGGATACCTGCGGATGGTGAAATCGGCGAGGGGTCCGCGACAGTTGATGAGTCGATGATGACGGGTGAATCGCTGCCGCTGGAGAAGCAGGTTGGAGATCGCGTGATCGGAGGGGCGTTGAACGGACACACCTCGTTCGAGATGCGTGTGACGGCGACCGGAGCGGCGAGTTTCTTGTCCAATGTCATCCGCTTGGTGTCAGAGGCGCAGGGGCGCAAGGCGCCGGTGCAGAAACTGGCGGACCGTGTGGCGGCGGTATTTGTGCCGATAGTGCTCGTACTGGCGGCCGTGACGCTGGTCGCGTGGTATCTGGCAGCACCGGGGAGCCCGATGATGGTTCGCTCCGTTATCGCGGTACTGATTATTGCGTGTCCGTGCGCACTGGGATTGGCCACGCCGACCGCGGTGCTAGCCGGGACCGGGCGGGCGGCACGTACAGGTGTGATCATTCGCGGCGGAGATGTCCTCGAAAAGCTGGCGCAGGTCAACGGCGTGGTGTTCGACAAAACCGGCACACTTACATCGGGGGAGCTGCAAGTCCTGGAAGTTCATACGGTGCCGTCGATGTCGTCGGTACAGTTCCTGTCACTGGTCGGCGCGGTGGAGACTCGATCCGAGCATCCGGTGGCGAGGGCTATTGCAAGGTATGCCGCCGAGCAAAGGACTCAGTTCGGGACAGTACGCGAGCTGGAAGCGCTCCCAGGATTTGGCGTGAGGGCAATCGTTGACGGCAAAGAGCTGTTGATCGGAAGCAGGGGTCTGATGGAGGACCGACAGATATCTCTGGAACTGGTGCAGTTGGCCGCGGATCAGGCAATGTCGCAGGGGAAGACGGTAGCGTATGCGGCTATCGACGGCAAAGTGGCCGGTTGCCTGGCATTGGCCGATCGAATTCGAAGTGACGCCAGGGAAACGGTTACCGCACTCAGAAAGCAGTTTCCCCTGGTGACCATGTTGTCCGGGGATAATCGACGGACCGCCGAGGAGGTGGCGCGCTCACTTGGATTGGAAAGGTATGAAGCGGAGGTTCTTCCGGATCAAAAGCAGGCGGTGATTGGCTCGTACCGCAATGCGGGATACCGGGTGGCGATGGTGGGGGACGGGATAAACGATGCCCCGGCGCTCGCTGCGGCCGATGTGGGGATTGCCATGGGGAGCGGCACCGATATCGCGATTGAGGCGGCGGATGTAGTGCTGGTGAAGCCGAACCTTCACTTGTTAAACAGGGCGTTCACGATTGCGCGAGCGAGCATGAGGACTATTCGCCAGAATCTGTTTTGGGCGTTTTTTTACAATGTGGTCGCGATTCCGGTTGCCGCCGGGCTGTTGTATCCGGTGTTTGGGTGGACGTTGTCGCCCATGCTGGCGGCGCTGGCGATGTCGCTATCTTCAGTGTTTGTCGTTTCGAACTCGGTGCGCCTCGGCCGTCTCAAGCTGGACTGA
- a CDS encoding response regulator transcription factor: MKTILIVEDDQHLADGLIMNLEAEGYQVMHIDNGLQALEAFERGQFDLVLLDIMLPGMDGLTICKKIRAGGSTVPILFITARDQTEQKIEGLLAGGDDYITKPFHVQELTARIQGIFRRQAWLATEETVAGSYEWEGRKINFKTYEAEGPGGKFVLTRKECMVVKYLVEREGEVVSRDQLLDAVWGYHIYPTNRTVDNFILKIRKIFEEDSKNPVYFETIRGVGYRFWGKRS; this comes from the coding sequence ATGAAAACGATACTGATAGTTGAAGATGACCAGCATCTGGCCGACGGTCTGATCATGAACCTCGAAGCGGAGGGGTATCAGGTTATGCATATCGACAACGGCCTGCAGGCACTCGAGGCGTTCGAGCGGGGGCAGTTCGACCTGGTGTTGCTTGATATTATGCTGCCCGGGATGGACGGACTAACAATCTGTAAGAAAATACGGGCCGGCGGGTCCACGGTGCCGATTCTGTTCATCACTGCGCGTGATCAGACAGAGCAGAAGATTGAAGGTTTGCTTGCCGGCGGTGATGATTATATCACCAAGCCGTTTCACGTGCAGGAACTGACGGCGCGCATACAGGGGATTTTCCGTCGGCAGGCGTGGCTGGCTACGGAAGAGACAGTAGCCGGGTCGTACGAGTGGGAGGGGCGGAAAATCAATTTCAAGACGTACGAGGCGGAGGGGCCGGGCGGGAAGTTCGTGCTGACTCGCAAAGAGTGCATGGTTGTGAAATATCTCGTAGAACGTGAGGGCGAGGTGGTGAGCCGGGACCAGTTGCTCGACGCGGTGTGGGGGTATCACATTTATCCGACCAACCGGACGGTGGACAATTTCATTTTGAAGATTAGGAAAATATTCGAGGAGGATTCGAAGAACCCGGTCTATTTTGAGACGATTAGGGGGGTGGGGTATAGGTTTTGGGGGAAGAGGTCCTGA
- a CDS encoding M23 family metallopeptidase produces MLKKRIILWFLPDNYSDAKQISIPRIWLYCAPGIFVAILLGSLVLLSTFFGDRVNKSELKRLKAENQFLAEKYEKIRWTLSEAESRFTDLVNKEIAIRTLFNLPEINVSERQLGIGGPGPLGFASMTETQQDAVLTESQVDRLLKVSEFELSKFGEVEAALTGLKDRLDHTPSINPTQGWASRGYGMHYDPFTGYRQMHRGVDIANHAGTPIVAPATGKVVYAGKDPGGLGNLIAVDHGFGFLTRFGHLSKIQVRNGQSVARGEVLGLMGSTGYSTGPHLHYEVWRNGKPLDPREFILNGM; encoded by the coding sequence ATGCTAAAGAAACGGATCATTCTGTGGTTTCTGCCGGATAATTATTCGGACGCCAAGCAGATCAGCATCCCAAGGATCTGGCTGTACTGCGCGCCTGGCATTTTCGTAGCTATCTTACTCGGTAGTCTGGTCCTGCTTTCGACATTCTTCGGCGATCGGGTCAACAAGTCGGAGCTGAAGCGGTTGAAGGCCGAGAACCAGTTCCTGGCCGAAAAGTACGAAAAAATCCGATGGACACTGTCTGAGGCGGAGTCCCGGTTCACCGACCTGGTGAACAAAGAGATCGCCATTCGGACACTCTTCAATTTGCCCGAAATCAATGTCAGCGAGCGGCAGCTCGGTATTGGCGGCCCGGGACCTCTCGGGTTCGCGTCAATGACGGAGACCCAGCAGGACGCTGTGCTTACGGAATCGCAGGTGGATCGCCTGCTCAAGGTATCTGAGTTTGAGTTGAGCAAGTTCGGCGAGGTCGAAGCGGCGCTGACCGGACTCAAAGACAGGCTGGACCACACGCCGTCGATCAACCCCACCCAGGGATGGGCATCACGGGGATATGGCATGCACTATGACCCGTTCACCGGGTACCGCCAGATGCACCGGGGGGTCGACATTGCCAACCACGCCGGAACACCGATCGTAGCGCCAGCCACAGGCAAAGTTGTCTATGCGGGAAAGGACCCGGGTGGTTTGGGGAACCTGATAGCGGTCGACCACGGGTTCGGCTTTCTGACGAGATTCGGCCATCTGTCCAAGATCCAGGTTAGGAACGGGCAGTCCGTGGCGCGGGGCGAAGTTCTAGGGCTTATGGGCTCGACCGGCTATTCGACCGGTCCGCACCTGCATTATGAGGTCTGGCGCAACGGCAAGCCGCTTGACCCTCGCGAGTTTATTCTTAACGGCATGTAA
- a CDS encoding sigma-70 family RNA polymerase sigma factor, with protein MAVWKRAKYPIEPLTQEEHDELEVRRLVAAIKQGRRDAFSLLVRRYRSQVAALAYKIVGDYDEAADITQTVFVKMAANIWRYDDSKKFYTWLYRVTVNASIDHLRKIRRHRHEPLENVYDVVESRAASPETAFRRQQLDGYIQQAANTLNDKQRSAFMLRDVGGCRVDDVATIMNMPEATVRWYLHRARAKIRKELLKRCPQLLIALGIK; from the coding sequence ATGGCGGTATGGAAGCGAGCCAAATACCCAATCGAACCGCTGACTCAAGAAGAGCATGACGAACTGGAAGTCAGGCGTCTGGTGGCTGCCATCAAGCAGGGACGGCGCGATGCGTTCAGTTTGCTGGTCCGACGATATCGCAGTCAGGTGGCCGCACTGGCCTATAAGATCGTGGGTGACTACGACGAGGCGGCCGATATCACCCAGACGGTCTTTGTCAAGATGGCGGCCAATATCTGGCGCTATGACGATTCCAAGAAATTCTACACGTGGTTGTACCGCGTCACGGTCAATGCCTCGATCGATCACCTTCGCAAAATACGACGGCATCGCCACGAGCCACTCGAAAACGTTTACGATGTGGTCGAGAGCCGGGCGGCGAGTCCCGAAACAGCGTTTCGACGACAGCAGCTCGACGGCTATATTCAGCAGGCGGCCAACACGCTGAACGACAAGCAACGGTCGGCATTTATGCTTCGCGATGTCGGGGGCTGCCGCGTGGACGATGTTGCGACGATCATGAACATGCCGGAAGCCACCGTGCGGTGGTACCTTCATAGGGCGCGGGCTAAGATTCGGAAAGAACTTCTCAAGCGTTGCCCGCAACTGTTGATTGCCCTTGGGATCAAATAG